The Thalassotalea sp. LPB0316 nucleotide sequence TCATTCAAAAATCTCATTTTGAAGATGCCCTTCCGATGTCGAGTAAAGATGAGCTAATGGCTATTTGTCAGCAATTAAAAATGTCACCACCGGCCAAAGTGTTCAAAGATGACGCATTTTCGAAAGATGCCGAATTTATTATGCAGGATATATTTGATTTACAAGAGGTAATTGGCACGCAGTCAATTCCAGCGTTGTTGTTAGCGTTTGACGATAATTTGGTATTGTTAAACCACAATTTGTATTTGAAAAAGCCTAGCGCCATTGTCGAAGCCGTAAAACTTGAACTTAACGCGTAGAACGCCAGTAAAAACACAGAGAATTCAATGACTATTAACATTAAAACACCTGATGAAATCGAAAAAATGCGCGTAGCTGGCAGATTAGCTGCCGAAGTGTTAGAAATGATCGAGCCACATGTTAAAGCAGGTGTCACCACTGATGAACTCAACACCATTTGTGCTGAGTATACCGAAAAAGTACAAGAAGCGATTTCTGCACCACTTAATTACCACGGTTTCCCAAAATCCATTTGCACTTCGGTAAATCATGTCGTTTGTCACGGTATTCCAAACGATGAACCACTTAAAGATGGCGATATTATCAATATTGATATTACCGTCATCAAAGACGGCTATCACGGCGATACTTCAAAGATGTTTTTAATCGGCGATGTTAGTCCTGAAGATCGTCGCTTATGCCGTATCACCCAAGAAGCGCTATACGTTGGCTTGAAAAAAGTAAAACCTGGTGTCGCTTTTGGCGAGATTGGCGCAGCCATTCAAAAATTTATTAAGAAATCTGGTCGCTTTGGTATTGTTAAAGAGTATTGTGGCCACGGCATTGGCGCAGAATTTCACGAAGAACCACAAATTGTTCACTATAAAAACAATGACCGCACCAAGATGGC carries:
- the map gene encoding type I methionyl aminopeptidase, translating into MTINIKTPDEIEKMRVAGRLAAEVLEMIEPHVKAGVTTDELNTICAEYTEKVQEAISAPLNYHGFPKSICTSVNHVVCHGIPNDEPLKDGDIINIDITVIKDGYHGDTSKMFLIGDVSPEDRRLCRITQEALYVGLKKVKPGVAFGEIGAAIQKFIKKSGRFGIVKEYCGHGIGAEFHEEPQIVHYKNNDRTKMAEGMCFTVEPMINAGKAGTVLDKEDNWTVYTVDGKKSAQWEHTIVVTKTGCEILTHRSDDTIAKVLVN